In Lolium rigidum isolate FL_2022 chromosome 7, APGP_CSIRO_Lrig_0.1, whole genome shotgun sequence, the DNA window TGTGTTTCGCAAGATTCGAGAGAGAGCTTCAAGGTATTGACATGAATGGTTGAACTAACatcctcaaggaggaagaaaggCATTTTATAGCCCAAGGGTAAAACTAGCTAGCCATTTGGGGAAATTTCTACGCGCATATGTGGTCAGTCGGTGGAATCGACTACACGCCCGAGTACTTCGTTGCCCGGGTCTTTGGATAGTCCCACATACAAACCTAAACAGTTTCCGATCGACGAGGTAGGTGTACCAGAGTTGCAACCAAGCCAGGCCAACATAGTCGGTCATGATGGTGTGGGAATTGAGACCCACCGAACCCATCGGGTTGGGCCTCCGTGATACCAACATGGAGACTGACTTCATAGAAACCTCTCAGATGTATTTTTATCCAAACTGATAATATCTCCTCTCTTTGTGTGATGGAAATATAGTGGTAGAATGCCTATTTGGCTTTGGTTTCATTTTTTCTCCAATGCCACAATAACGCGCGGAGAGCCCTGGCTGAACCCGGTTAGTACCATATTTTCTCGCTTGTATTTTTTTCCAGAAAGACCGCAATCTATTCATAATATATCGTCAACAATAGTACAAGGAATTCTAAAAGTAAGAAAATTTACAAGTAGTTATTTGGACCACCTACAAGCGCTTGAGCGAGCCTAAGGCACGCCCTCTGATGATGCTAGACCAGAAGAGAAGCATAGATCAGAAGGAACACCGACCAAATCCAGCGAGATCTGCCGGAGACACACGTCCACATGCCCTGTGATGATGCTAGACTCACCACCGGGATGGGGGCAAGACGGGGAGAACTTTATTCCATCTTCAGGGAATCGGCTCCGCGCCGACTTACTAAGTAGGACACAAACCCTAACCAACCTTTTTttaaattaaaccctaattaatctgATAAAAGAGAAACGGACCCCTCCCATCAACAAGGACTTGGATCCACCCCTCCTCCATAGCACCGAAGGCATAGAAGGCTAACGAGATCAACGACAGTGCTGATAGAGAAGGAACATAACCCTATCGCTTGTCTCCCAAGAGTTGGAACGAAGGGGTATCGCGTAGCATTTTTTTAAGCAGGGGTAAAAGCTTTACCCCAatatattaattaagaagagagaaTGTCGGGTTAATTAATggaaaatcgggcgaaaaccaCCAAAAGGACAACATCAAAAGCAAGCAAACTCTAGACCACCCGCACTCACAACCTACTAGAACCAATGAACCCTGGAGCACAGCGCCGCAAAGAAGACCTACTGAAAGGACATGACACCCCAAAAAGAGTCCAACAATCAATCATCTACCGAAACTTTCCATGGTACGGTTCTCTTCCTTTTGTTGCTCCTGATATATACCTTCATGAGATACTTCGCCACCTTCTTGATTAAGTCCTCCGAAGCCTTCCACGCCAAGACACAAGCAATGTCCTTTCCATATCCAGCGCTAGCCGCCTCTAGACTAGCGAGCAAGCCGCAATGCTATCTTGCAAAAAGAGCCTCAGAGCTAGCGCTCCAACACTCCTCCACACTGTCCAATGAGGCGAGGGATTGGCAAGGCTCCAACTACGGTGGTGAGAGCGTCGTGGCCACCGCCAAGGCCTGAAATGAACCCAGCACCAACGGAAGCACCATAGATGATTCACCACTCAGGTCATGTAGATTTCGCATGATCTGAATCACTGGAGCCATGATCCCATCAATGCCCTCGCCCTCAAAGTTAGCCAACACATGAGGTTGCGGCGGACTGCCATGAGGAGAGAAGCAACCATAGAGATGTTCTTCCTCGACTATAGATGACTTCTGCATAGTGGAGCCAAGGGAAGTGAAGCCTCCACAAGGGCGAGCTCCTGGCCACCAGAAGCATATGTCTTCGTCGGTTCCAACAAATCAGTGATGCATGCTAATAACAGCTTGAGTCTTGCCTCCTCTTCACAAAGGGGCTGAGACACCTCCTCGATGCGGTGAGCAGCCAACCGAGCGAGCtccaagcataggaaggcaaacTGACACTGAAAGCGAGAGTCCAAACTAGCATTGACATCGAACTCCTCGCAACACCTAGGGCAGGACCTTGGCATCACAGCTGCAGACAACGACGAGCGACAAACAACCTCGGCCCAACTTCAGAACATCGCACGGATAGTGGCTCCACCGGAAAGGAACATGTGAGTCCGAAGAACGAGCAAGAGCGAGCAAGAATGAGCAGCGGGAAAGCACACATGATAGAAACACTTCTGGTGACCAGGACGACGACATTGGATGCATCTGAAGGATTCACGACATCTGCTGACCTGGTGGCAATGCTCAAGGCACCGAAAGCATCTCCCACGAGTGCAATGACTAAAGGCGAGAAAACACGCGAGACCTTCCTTCGGAAGCAAAGACAATGGCTTGAGGCCAGGGAGGCCGCCCCTGTCCACCTACACCCAGTCTTCCTTGTCTCCGAGAGCGGCAGCTGTAGCAGAGAGGCCGTCACAAAGCTTTGCTAGCTCCTTGTCATATCGCACATCAGCGGCGCCACGAACCAAGTCGGAAACGGCGCCTTTGGTCGAAGCCAGCGGCATCTACGCTCTGAGCCAACTCTTCaacatcgtcgtcctcatcgaagCTCAAAGAAGCAGCCCATCACTTGTATTAGTGACTGGTTCCTTGCAATGATTCAGTAGAACAAGGCCATTTAGcatatacacattttatgtcttTTTCACGACGACAACAAATACACTCGTACGTGTTCTACCACACAGCTGTAGAATGTGTTCTTTTCAGAAAATTTTCTTCTGTTATGAATGAAACTCACTAAGCATCTTGGACGAAGGAATTGCACAGGTCCTATTGTGGTTAAGCTGCATGCGCAAACCAGCCACTTAAACCTTAGTTAACCGCTTTATGATCAAGCGTCGTTTACTTGTAGGAGAAACAATAAACACTTGTCAATTTACTACTAGCACATCGAATACCGTTCAAAATATCGCGCCTACTAGATGAACCCAAAACATAATTAGCAACAAAAGACCCACATTTTCCATAACGAAATGCACCGCCGGTTGGAGTGACGTGGGCATGCAGCGATCGAGACTCGAGAGAAACCTCCAAAGGGCAGGCCGGGCGGGGCATCCTTCCTTCTTCACAGGTCGAGGAAGCCGGTGGTGCGCCACACGGCGTTGCGCATGCGGCGGAGGTCGCGGCCCTTGAGCGTCCGCCCGGCGCCCTCCAtgaccgacgccgccgccgcggcgcggcGCGCGGCCATCTCGTGCGGTGGCACCACgggctcgtcgtcgttgtcgtctccgtcctcctcgtccgcggcctcctgctccgcctcccggcgccgcCTGTCGGCCGTCGCCCTGGACCAGGCGGGCACGGCGACCGGCGCGGACTGGTGGAACGGCTGCGGGTGGCGCTGCTTCTCCCGCCGGGCCGCGGCCGGGATGGCCGCGGTGGGTGAGTGGTTGTCCTCGTCGGCGATGAGCGCGGACAGGCCGGCGCCGCCGGAGGGGAAcgcgcgggaggaggagaggggccaGCGCTGGCCGTTGCTGTACGGGGACGGCGTgggcgacggcgaggaggcggtggagatggaggaggacggGGAGTAGGAGgtgggcgacgacgacgaccagaCCACGTCGTGCTCGTCGAGCTCCAGCTCCTGTACGTCGGCGGCACGATCGGGCTGggtgaggaagccgaggaggcggagcgacggggacatggcggcggcggtgcggcggtCGCGCATGGACATGGCTGGAGCGTGCGGTGGCTTTGGCCAGTGGCCACTGCCGAGCGAGCGTGCGTGCCGTGGGCAGGATCGGCGTCCGGGCGGTCCTATTATTGGCGGCCGGCGCGGGCTACTGGTGGTGGAGGCGATCGGTGGGCGGTGAATTATTGGGGGTATGGTGATGGCAACGGCCTACGAGAGATGGGTCACTCACCCAGGTGCTGGGACATCGTGTCGTCTGCTCGCGAGGGGTGGCTTGTGGTGGTCGTGCGCCTGAAACCCCGAGATTTGGCACGGTTTGCGCCAGAAATCCGGAATCATTTCGGACACAGGGGTCGCTGCCGATCAAAAAGACGCGAGCGCGACGGCTACATAATACATACAGCATGTCAGCATACGACATtgttcatctatctatctatacacCCATAGACGAACCAACACGTCATCGGCCATCGCTTACAAATAAACAACGGGATCGCCTGGATCAGCGTTTGATTTTTGCATACTATACTACGGTCCGTTTGTTGTACTGTACATGTATCTGATCCTAAGGCATGTCCATGTCTACGTACGTACGCACGAATCAAAGGCAGCAATTGACAGCGTACCTACCGGTCGCCATCCCTGTATCGCCCATTGTTTCCGATCGCCTCTCACAGTCTCACTTGATGAAAAATTGGTCTGGGCCAGCCTTCGGTTTCCCTTTCGAAAGTTTGGACTATTCGGAATTTTGCAAGTGTTATAGCTTACGTCAGGGGTGAGTCAGTTACAATGCTTGTTCTGTGCCTTCAGAGATAATGCTATTAAACGAAGCGGTGATGAAAATGTAAGTGGGCACTAACGTTCCAGGAGAAAATATATAGGCGATAGAAtgagtttagagcatctccagtcgcgtcccccaaaacatCCCAAGGCAATTTGgacggttccagccgcgtcccccaaagccgacgaggcggaggaggaggaggccgaggcggaggaggaggaggccgaggtggaggacgacgacggcgacgagttcgagtggtccgataacgacgggccgcacccggatgagacggccgatcagcaacgcgtgctcgtcgagtccttcgagtcggagaagaagctccaggacgtcgccgtgcccgcgaagaggcgcagattcgtcgcgccgtcgagcctccctccaggcggcgcagcagggtagGGCGGAcgacgacgcgctgctggagcagcaGCGTCTGGCCATCGCCCTATGCACGGAGAGGCGGCGTGCGTAGcaagagctgcggcggagggcaggcgacgacgaggcggggccgtcgaacgcaccgccgggcg includes these proteins:
- the LOC124679440 gene encoding uncharacterized protein LOC124679440 produces the protein MSMRDRRTAAAMSPSLRLLGFLTQPDRAADVQELELDEHDVVWSSSSPTSYSPSSSISTASSPSPTPSPYSNGQRWPLSSSRAFPSGGAGLSALIADEDNHSPTAAIPAAARREKQRHPQPFHQSAPVAVPAWSRATADRRRREAEQEAADEEDGDDNDDEPVVPPHEMAARRAAAAASVMEGAGRTLKGRDLRRMRNAVWRTTGFLDL